Below is a window of Candidatus Komeilibacteria bacterium CG_4_10_14_0_2_um_filter_37_10 DNA.
ACTATTTTTAAAGCCCGTCCCTGTTCATCAAATTGGACAACGCCAAATCTTTCAGGATCAGTAACGCGTTTAGCAAAGACGGTGGCGCCATTTTTAAATTTTTGAATGGCTTGCGAGAAATCATCTTCAAAAATATTATCGCCAAGTATAAGAGTTACATCGTCTTGGTCAATAAAGTTTTCACCGATGACAAAGGCTTCGGGCAGACCCGCTGGCTTGTCTTGAATTTCATAAGTAAATTTAGCACCAAACTGTTTACCGGAACCCAGGTAATTTAAAAACTCACCGGCTTTTTCTGGAGCTACGATGATTAATATTTCTTTAATGCCAGCCTGCAGCAAAGTCTGTAAAGGGTAATAAATCATTGGCTGATTATAGATCGGCAGTAGTTGTTTACTGGTAACCTTGGTTAGGGGTGCTAGTCTAGTACCATGACCACCAGCTAAAATAATACCACGCATAATTTTGATACTTAATAATTTATAATCGTCCGCCGTTCAAATAGCAGGTATATACTATTTTACCTTGGTATTTAATAATCTCGTGAGCTTGAAAATTATTTAGCGACCCCCGATAAACATAGCGATAGTGCCAACTTTTTTTCTTAAAACCTTTCGGTCCGCGTAGCAACATACCGGGCTTATTCTTCATTAGCATTTGACGCAGGAAAGAATTAACCAAAGCAGTATCAATTTTTTCATCAGTCACCTGACCATAATAATTCATACCCCAGATTGGTTTCTTTTCTTTTTTTACAATCTCAAAACCAATGAAATTTTTATCATCTTGATATTGGTCAAGATATTCTTGTTCACCCTCATGATAATAAAAAGTTTTGTTACCAACACTATCAATATTTGGTTTAACGCCAGTAGCATAGGTTGCCAGATGTGCGCAGTTGATAAATATTGCCAGTTCGTTATTTTTTGTTACCATACTGTTGATTATAATAGTTTAAATACTCACCTGATTTGATTGGTTGCCACCACCACTTGTTATCTTGGTACCATTGGATTAAGTTTGTAATACCTGGCGTTAATTCAATTTGTGGTTGCCAGCCCAAGGCCTTGATTTTATCATTATTAATAGCATAGCGCCAATCATGACCTGGTCGATCAGCTATATAGTTAATATAGCTTTCGTCTTTATTGAGAAGTTGGAGAATTAACTTAGCCATGGTTAAATTGTCACAGCGATCACCCGTGCCGATGTTGTAGGTTTCGCCAACTTGTCCCTTTTCTATAATAGTAGCAATAGCACTAGCATGATCGTTGGTATGAATCCATTCACGAATATTGTCACCTTGACCATAGATCGGAATCTTTTGATCTGCAAGTAAGTTAGTTATTAAAAGGGGAATTAGTTTTTCCGGATATTGATAGGGTCCATAGTAGTTGCAGCTATGAGTAATAATA
It encodes the following:
- a CDS encoding spore coat protein, whose product is MRGIILAGGHGTRLAPLTKVTSKQLLPIYNQPMIYYPLQTLLQAGIKEILIIVAPEKAGEFLNYLGSGKQFGAKFTYEIQDKPAGLPEAFVIGENFIDQDDVTLILGDNIFEDDFSQAIQKFKNGATVFAKRVTDPERFGVVQFDEQGRALKIVEKPQQFISDYALVGMYIYDHRVVEVAKNLKPSPRGETEIVDLHNWFLEKGELQVKTITGEWIDAGTFDSLLRANNFIANKINHQ